Proteins from a genomic interval of Rosa chinensis cultivar Old Blush chromosome 2, RchiOBHm-V2, whole genome shotgun sequence:
- the LOC112186675 gene encoding transmembrane and coiled-coil domain-containing protein 4 — MSTTTSFLTPTQRYGAGALFAFALHQAQIHQTRPLGLLTHEDSTAADRASSCSSSDSVSDDPLLWVNENSGLLPPVFRFLEIDPAAWSGLQETAAASPASNHVGAFLRLLAEEGDGKNASENSDQELALSRAVDAMARSMEQDSESSKSKREKHIEYEHECREKLSTPEVKQNAEAVDAPLENSQDKSVTAEVQQIVQAAEVPLENQREIRGTMVNVKETVDNSKSDIDEQPVVEARMLSNERKITVLYEILSACLADRREDNKKSTRRRKGYDARHRVALRLLATWLDVKWIQMEAIETMVACSAMALLKNEEEKEETQSPKSKWAKWKRRGIVGAAAVTGGVLLTVTGGLAAPAIAAGLGALAPTLGTIIPVIGATGFAAAATAAGSVAGSIVVAASFGAAGAGLTGFKMARRTGGVDEFEFKAIGENHNQGRLAVEILVSGFVFDVEDFVRPWEGQNGNLERYAVLWESKNLIAVSTAIQDWLTSSIAMGLMKQGAMMTVLSTLLTALAWPATLLAATDFIDSKWSIAVDRSDKAGKLLADVLLKGSHGNRPVTLVGFSLGARTIFKCLQCLAETEHDAELVERVVLLGAPISIKGENWEAARKMVAGRFVNAYSTNDWMLGIAFRASLLSRGLAGLQPIDVQGIENVDVSDVIDAHSTYLWATQQILDMLELESYYPVFKSTICIQ; from the exons ATGTCCACGACGACGTCGTTCTTAACGCCGACGCAGCGGTACGGCGCCGGAGCTTTGTTCGCTTTCGCTCTCCACCAGGCTCAGATCCACCAGACTCGCCCCTTGGGGTTGCTTACTCACGAAGACTCAACCGCCGCCGACCGAGCCAGTAGCTGCAGCAGTTCCGACTCCGTCTCCGATGACCCGTTGCTTTGGGTCAATGAAAACTCCGGCCTCCTTCCACCCGTGTTTAG GTTTCTAGAGATTGATCCTGCAGCATGGTCCGGACTTCAAGAAACTGCTGCTGCTTCTCCGGCTAGCAATCATGTTGGAGCA TTCTTGAGGTTGCTGGCAGAAGAAGGTGATGGCAAAAATGCTTCGGAAAATTCAGATCAAGAACTTGCTTTGTCAAGAGCTGTTGATGCTATGGCGCGTAGCATGGAACAGGATTCCGAGTCTTCTAAGTCTAAGAGGGAAAAACATATTGAATACGAACATGAATGCCGTGAGAAATTATCCACACCGGAGGTGAAGCAAAATGCTGAAGCAGTGGATGCGCCTTTGGAAAATTCGCAGGACAAAAGTGTCACAGCCGAGGTGCAACAGATCGTTCAAGCAGCGGAGGTGCCTTTGGAAAATCAGCGAGAGATTCGTGGTACTATGGTTAATGTTAAAGAGACAGTTGATAACTCCAAGAGTGACATTGATGAGCAACCTGTTGTGGAGGCAAGAATGCTCAGTAATGAGAGGAAAATTACAGTTCTGTATGAGATTCTTTCTGCTTGTCTGGCTGATAGGCGTGAAGACAACAAAAAGTCTACCCGTCGGAGAAAGGGTTATGATGCTCGGCATCGTGTAGCTTTGCGCTTACTAGCAACTTGGCTTGATGTCAAGTGGATACAAATG GAAGCTATTGAGACAATGGTTGCTTGCTCTGCAATGGCTTTAttgaaaaatgaagaagaaaaagaagaaactcaGTCACCAAAAAGCAAATGGGCTAAATGGAAGCGTCGTGGTATCGTGGGTGCAGCTGCAGTAACTGGAGGAGTGCTGCTGACAGTAACTGGTG GATTAGCTGCCCCAGCAATTGCCGCAGGACTTGGTGCCCTAGCTCCAACACTGGGCACTATCATCCCAGTAATTGGAGCAACTGGTTTTGCTGCAGCCGCAACTGCTGCTGGTTCTGTTGCTGGTTCCATTGTTGTTGCTGCATCATTTGGAG CTGCTGGAGCTGGACTGACAGGGTTCAAAATGGCTAGAAGAACAGGAGGTGTTGATGAATTTGAGTTCAAAGCTATTGGAGAAAATCACAACCAAGGC AGACTAGCAGTTGAGATCTTGGTCTCAGgatttgttttcgatgtggaagATTTTGTGAGGCCTTGGGAGGGACAGAATGGAAATTTGGAAAG GTATGCTGTGCTCTGGGAGTCTAAGAATCTAATTGCAGTGAGCACTGCCATTCAGGACTGGCTTACTTCAA GTATTGCAATGGGTTTGATGAAGCAAGGTGCAATGATGACTGTGTTAAGCACTCTTTTAACTGCACTGGCTTGGCCAGCAACATTACTGGCTGCTACTGATTTTATAGATAGCAAATGGTCAATTGCTGTAGACAG GTCAGATAAAGCAGGAAAGCTGCTTgctgatgttttattaaaaggATCTCATGGTAACAG GCCTGTTACACTTGTGGGTTTCTCACTTGGAGCACGAACAATATTCAAGTGTCTTCAGTGTTTGGCTGAGACCGAACATGATG CTGAACTTGTTGAAAGAGTTGTTCTACTTGGGGCACCCATCTCTATTAAGGGTGAGAACTGGGAAGCTGCTAGAAAG ATGGTGGCTGGAAGATTTGTGAATGCTTACTCTACAAATGACTGGATGCTTGGGATTGCTTTCCGCGCTAG TCTACTTAGTCGAGGATTAGCTGGACTCCAACCGATTGATGTTCAAGGAATTGAGAAT GTTGATGTTTCTGATGTCATTGATGCTCATTCCACCTATCTTTGGGCCACACAGCAGATCCTGGACATGCTTGAATTGGAGTCGTATTATCCTGTTTTTAAGAGCACTATTTGCATACAATAA